The Acinonyx jubatus isolate Ajub_Pintada_27869175 chromosome D2, VMU_Ajub_asm_v1.0, whole genome shotgun sequence genome contains a region encoding:
- the ZNF32 gene encoding zinc finger protein 32 isoform X5 produces the protein MTEAHHKYDHSEATGSSSWDFQNSFRREKLEQKSPDSKTLQEDSPGVRQRVYECQECGKSFRQKGSLTLHERIHTGQKPFECTHCGKSFRAKGNLVTHQRIHTGEKPYQCKECGKSFSQRGSLAVHERLHTGQKPYECAICQRSFRNQSNLAVHRRVHSGEKPYRCDQCGKAFSQKGSLIVHIRVHTGLKPYACTQCRKSFHTRGNCILHGKIHTGETPYLCGQCGKSFTQRGSLAVHQRSCSQRLTL, from the coding sequence CACAGGATCCTCAAGCTGGGATTTCCAGAATTCTTTCAGAAGGGAGAAGCTGGAACAAAAATCCCCAGATTCTAAGACACTACAGGAAGATTCACCTGGAGTGAGACAGAGGGTCTATGAGTGTCAGGAATGTGGAAAATCCTTCAGGCAAAAAGGTAGTCTAACCCTGCATGAGAGAATCCACACCGGTCAAAAGCCCTTTGAGTGTACCCATTGTGGAAAAAGCTTCAGGGCCAAAGGCAATCTTGTCACACATCAGCGAATacacacaggagagaagcccTATCAGTGCAAGGAGTGTGGGAAAAGCTTTAGTCAACGAGGTAGTCTGGCCGTTCACGAAAGACTCCACACTGGACAGAAACCGTATGAGTGTGCTATTTGTCAGAGAAGCTTCAGGAATCAAAGTAACCTTGCTGTTCATAGAAGAGTTCACAGTGGTGAAAAGCCCTATAGATGTGATCagtgtggaaaagccttcagTCAGAAAGGAAGCTTAATTGTTCACATCAGAGTCCACACAGGCCTGAAACCCTATGCCTGCACACAGTGCAGGAAGAGTTTCCACACCAGGGGGAATTGCATCCTGCACGGCAAAATCCACACAGGAGAGACACCCTATCTGTGTGGCCAGTGTGGGAAAAGCTTTACTCAGAGGGGGAGTCTGGCCGTGCACCAGCGAAGCTGCTCACAAAGACTCACCCTTTGA